Proteins encoded together in one Sander lucioperca isolate FBNREF2018 chromosome 17, SLUC_FBN_1.2, whole genome shotgun sequence window:
- the arhgef40 gene encoding pleckstrin homology domain-containing family G member 4B isoform X3, translating into MSNHEGPTSNRLPSEGGSSLGGWGGSSSGELDSWSWDEEEDDGLSPDGLASESALPRRRRSEDGLGRTARHPQLDGDYVELLEPRVGPDGGVDTKQRYLEMHGICKTKTLPLCRRGKAIKLRKGRAWGYGRLEGSGSFRAVLGAKRDVLTPKGDILPPRPPPAATEPGRGRRSYSSSVHDSDEGDKTSKDSEGLESHRLCFDSLFKERRPGVGKERDSNGLTQPCRDNHKGKDSESGDSFVANEIHDLTNHKIGHVIEGHSDHGSHSDSVFEDTDKPLSGDSDATTPTSDAPERPFTGEITNSGSKMKNLSNPKVTEERDDRKTEDRVCPRGKEVKTAGFRAPRRKRKGKGAKGRARSGGRTHQKGSKHQGKAAQPSPTTCSALTKLPTTEENQRKQADEPDGVPPSINEGTEDTRKSSAEKEAESLPVCNGQSGTSLLNHSNEETGSGETCPDQINAVTSKVPPLLRELDTELLQSGKLKLTGTVDRLGRALVVTEMDASEESFSEEEMAQVLACYHRITRPAAKEKGLTVLMDCRRSPPSTLGLSALKLFQVLVPGGLGSVLVLVEEQQESLSHNVEGAEIHMVRGTGVLQQYVDKQQLPKEMDGDFTHCHSDWLAFRLSLESLTERCESALALLGEALQSMDTEPMPDNIKAVPLSIDKHRQLMASVLADQRLTEPQQRGGAWLAGLTNSATGLAQKSPDCRAALAATSKLYDSVDDALHRLVRLSNQRGRDLEALGRLAGLVDKLEKCDKEIEQVQSQLEDYKDPPLSLSRLSLKQQKFKTFRETANELHSETLSVLSNLEGWCELDWAGLSDVQIRLPPVREKLRDMSHCLSDCWTTLDNTQRLLSTLTEATQWCEVVFSTSSPSSSSSTCPLASLPPIPPSRFQDARSLAIELGGGALLDLWTQTVERYQRTVAQVKPRFLQPDRAQNQGQGRPKTPSASSLWDLMGSEAEGDWGLGAGGGEGGLQSWGSLASLFRPQTCSTLKIGEEKGNKKEGAGGGGAGGAGGGKFLQNLLNPAKKSPTEALLPPKPPRKRHPSFDLQALLAPRRGTAAPKPESPVGGASRNSPMSWLGRRTAADPVIATSMAAATSMAAAIPGWGGGGGGGGGGGGGGGGGGGGGVIRGVEVSSKEVVDHTGSPRQHVLLGRTERETGTDRAGSTAQSKLYLLWCRMLSSERQYVAVLKGVEETYLPLLELSDTPASIRGKADTLFPNWASLSTFHSQNLLPAMEGALVQSLLQQDCFSKYREQFLQYSHYIRSKPELDSPLVTQAADFFKSKLPPASPLSPLSFPHCLQAPTQRLEQYCEALEELGGINPASDSALSILRHAQQHGEDLRASDLIVGCPIPVAERGELVRQGELMVCGGARRKRAGVRNAFLYQHVIIFTKQKSPSPGRTAYSYKHSIKTSEMGLTQSVGGEGVKFEVWVRQAPRTRDCITLQAKDREDKAAWTHDIAHLLWTHAINNTELCLKESLCMGISSKLLLDATGTQGSELDSIYSLNDRVHSSCSDSSSVGSQKEGGSPASGRDPRRSSGSTSYSQSQSPSTAV; encoded by the exons ATGTCCAACCACGAGGGCCCCACATCCAACCGCCTGCCCAGTGAGGGGGGCAGCAGCCTCGGGGGCTGGGGTGGCTCATCGTCCGGAGAACTGGACTCCTGGTCCTGggatgaggaggaagatgatGGTTTATCACCAGACGGCTTGGCCTCTGAGTCTGCACTTCCCCGGCGAAGGCGCAGCGAAGATGGGCTCGGGCGGACAGCGAGGCACCCTCAGCTGGACGGGGACTATGTGGAGCTGTTGGAGCCCAGAGTGGGTCCTGATGGAGGGGTTGACACGAAGCAGAGGTATCTGGAGATGCATGGAATTTGTAAGACGAAGACATTGCCTCTGTGCAGGAGAGGTAAAGCTATCAAACTCCGGAAGGGGAGAGCTTGGGGATATGGGAGACTGGAAGGGTCAGGAAGCTTTCGTGCTGTCCTTGGTGCCAAAAGAGACGTACTTACCccaaaaggtgacattttaCCACCCCGGCCTCCACCAGCAGCCACTGAACCTGGCAGAGGGAGGCGGTCTTACTCCTCTTCTGTCCACGACTCTGATGAaggagacaaaacaagcaaagaCTCTGAGGGCTTGGAAAGCCACCggctttgttttgatagcctTTTCAAAGAGAGGAGGCCTGGCGTGGGCAAGGAGAGAGATAGCAACGGCCTCACGCAGCCGTGCAGAGACAATCACAAAGGTAAAGACTCTGAGAGTGGCGACAGCTTTGTCGCAAACGAAATCCATGACTTGACGAACCACAAAATCGGGCACGTTATAGAGGGCCACTCAGATCATGGATCTCATTCAGACTCTGTTTTCGAGGATACAGATAAACCACTGAGCGGAGACAGTGATGCCACAACCCCAACATCAGACGCACCAGAGAGACCATTCACTGGAGAAATTACCAATAGTGGGTCTAAAATGAAGAACTTGTCAAACCCAAAGGTGACAGAGGAAAGGGATGACAGGAAGACGGAGGACAGAGTTTGTCCCAGAGGAAAGGAAGTTAAAACTGCAGGATTCAGGGCGCCAAG GAGGAAAAGGAAGGGAAAAGGGGCCAAAGGTAGGGCTAGGTCTGGTGGTCGTACACACCAGAAGGGATCAAAACATCAGGGTAAAGCTGCTCAACCAAGTCCCACCACCTGCTCTGCTTTGACAAAGCTGCCAACCACAGAGGAGAACCAAAGAAAACAGGCAGACGAACCTGACGGAGTGCCCCCCTCAATTAATGAAGGGACAGAGGATACGAGGAAAAGCAGTGCAG AGAAAGAAGCTGAATCTTTGCCTGTCTGCAATGGCCAATCAGGCACATCCTTACTAAACCACTCTAATGAGGAGACAGGGTCAGGAGAGACATGTCCGGACCAAATAAATGCTGTTACCTCTAAAGTGCCTCCCCTGCTGAGGGAACTGGACACAGAGCTCCTGCAGTCAGGGAAGCTAAAGTTGACAG GTACAGTGGACAGGCTGGGACGCGCTCTGGTTGTCACAGAGATGGATGCATCAGAGGAGAGCTTCTctgaggaggagatggcccaGGTCTTGGCCTGCTACCACAGAATCACTCG GCCTGCAGCCAAAGAAAAAGGTCTCACAGTATTAATGGACTGCAGACGCTCTCCACCCTCCACCCTCGGCCTCTCTGCTCTTAAATTGTTCCAG gtgttGGTTCCTGGCGGCCTTGGATCTGTTCTGGTTTTGGTGGAAGAGCAGCAGGAGTCCCTTTCTCATAATGTAGAAGGAGCAGAG ATCCACATGGTGCGAGGAACAGGGGTCCTTCAGCAATATGTTGACAAGCAACAGCTGCCCAAAGAGATGGACGGAGACTTCACCCACTGTCACTCAGACTGGCTGGCCTTCAGACTA AGTCTAGAGAGTCTGACAGAGCGTTGTGAGAGTGCCCTCGCACTCCTCGGAGAAGCACTGCAGTCTATGGACACTGAGCCAATGCCAGACAACATCAAG GCTGTTCCTCTGAGCATcgacaaacacagacagctgATGGCGAGCGTCCTGGCCGACCAGCGCTTAACTGAACCACAGCAAAGGGGCGGGGCCTGGCTCGCGGGACTGACCAATAGTGCAACTGGACTGGCACAGAAGTCACCAGACTGCAG GGCTGCTCTTGCAGCAACCTCTAAACTCTACGACAGCGTGGATGACGCCCTCCATCGACTCGTCCGATTGTCCAACCAGAGAGGTCGGGACCTGGAAGCTCTGGGACGACTAGCGGGACTGGTGGACAAACTGGAGAAG TGTGATAAGGAGATTGAGCAAGTACAGTCACAGCTGGAAGACTACAAGgatcctcctctgtctctcagcAGACTCTCGCTCAAACAGCAGAAATTCAAGACATTCAGAGAAACAGCCAAT GAGCTGCACAGCGAGACTCTGTCAGTGCTCAGCAATTTGGAGGGCTGGTGCGAGTTGGACTGGGCAGGCCTAAGTGACGTCCAGATCCGACTTCCTCCGGTCAGGGAGAAACTGAGAGACATGTcccactgtctgtctgactgctgGACCACCCTGGATAACACACAGAGGCTGCTGTCCACACTGACCGAG GCCACCCAGTGGTGTGAGGTAgtcttctccacctcctccccttcttcctcttcttccaccTGCCCTCTCGCCTCTCTCCCCCCGATCCCCCCGTCCCGTTTCCAGGACGCTCGTTCCTTAGCCATAGAGCTGGGCGGCGGGGCGCTCCTGGATCTCTGGACCCAGACGGTAGAGCGCTACCAGCGGACCGTAGCGCAGGTTAAACCTCGCTTCCTCCAGCCTGACAGGGCCCAGAATCAAGGCCAGGGGAGGCCAAAGACGCCGTCTGCCAGCAGCCTGTGGGACCTGATGGGTTCTGAGGCAGAGGGCGACTGGGGACTGGGAGCTGGAGGAGGCGAGGGGGGGCTGCAGTCCTGGGGATCTCTGGCATCGCTGTTCAGGCCGCAGACCTGCTCCACGCTGAAGATAGGAGAGGAGAAAGGGAATAAGAAAGAGGGAGCAGGGGGAGGCGGAGCAGGCGGAGCTGGAGGAGGGAAGTTCCTGCAGAACCTTCTGAATCCGGCAAAGAAGAGT CCCACGGAGGCCCTGCTCCCTCCCAAGCCCCCCAGGAAGCGCCACCCAAGCTTTGACCTCCAGGCTCTTCTGGCTCCCCGCAGAGGCACGGCTGCCCCTAAACCTGAGTCCCCGGTGGGTGGGGCGAGCCGTAACTCCCCCATGTCCTGGCTGGGGAGACGGACGGCAGCTGACCCAGTGATtgccactagcatggctgcagccactagcatggctgcaGCCATCCCTGGATggggcggaggaggaggaggaggaggaggaggaggaggaggaggaggaggaggaggaggagggggggtaaTTCGAGGAGTGGAGGTCAGCAGCAAGGAGGTGGTGGACCACACGGGGTCGCCACGGCAACACGTGCTGCTAGGGAGGActgagagggagacagggacaGATAGGGCCGGATCAACTGCACAGAG TAAGCTGTACCTGCTCTGGTGTAGGATGCTGAGTTCAGAGAGGCAGTATGTGGCCGTCCTGAAGGGGGTAGAAGAGACATACCTCCCCTTACTGGAGCTCTCAGACACCCCGGCCTCCATCAGGGGGAAGGCAGACACCCTCTTCCCCAACTGGGCCAGCCTCAGTACCTTTCACTCGCAGAACCTACTCCCTGCCATGGAGGGCGCTCTTGTGCAGAGCTTGTTGCAACAGGACTGCTTCAGCAAATAT CGGGAGCAGTTCCTGCAGTACTCCCACTACATCAGGAGCAAACCAGAACTGGACTCTCCGCTGGTCACACAGGCTGCCGACTTCTTTAAG TCCAAACTCCCCCCAgcctcccccctctcccccctgtCCTTCCCTCACTGTCTTCAGGCTCCCACTCAGAGGCTGGAGCAGTACTGCGAGGCCTTAGAGGAGCTGGGAGGGATAAACCCCGCCTCTGACTCCGCCCTCTCCATCCTGAGACACGCCCAACAGCATGGCGAGGACCTCAGGGCCAGTGACCTCATCGTCGGATGTCCG ATCCCAGTGGCGGAGCGCGGCGAGCTGGTACGGCAGGGCGAGCTGATGGTGTGCGGGGGGGCTCGCAGGAAGCGGGCGGGCGTGAGAAACGCTTTCCTCTACCAGCATGTCATAATCTTCACCAAACAGAAGAGCCCTAGCCCGGGACGCACCGCCTACAGCTACAAACACAGCATCAAG ACCAGTGAGATGGGTCTGACTCAGAGCGTGGGTGGGGAGGGAGTGAAGTTCGAAGTTTGGGTCCGACAGGCTCCTCGAACCAGAGACTGCATCACGCTGCAAGCCAAGGACAGGGAAGACAAGGCAGCCTGGACTCATGACATTGCCCATCTGCTGTGGACCCACGCCATCAACAACACAG AGTTGTGTCTGAAGGAGTCACTCTGCATGGGAATTTCCAGTAAGCTGCTGCTGGACGCGACAGGAACTCAAGGCTCAGAACTGGACTCCATCTACAGTCTCAATGACCGAG